The following are from one region of the Luteitalea sp. genome:
- a CDS encoding FtsX-like permease family protein translates to VSVESIEAEATAALLNGREEASGSGEGRYAGGRHFDPEARVILAPLIAARGPLASQESRIAVWLAGISMLVLLIACANIANLIASRAIRQQSETAVRLALGSSRARVILPVLTETLLLALLGGAVAVLVAQLAAPTLWQTLLPVVDWNVPGGASRVAMLALGLAVLSAILATVPALLHASRRNLQLRNVRGGSSSPS, encoded by the coding sequence GGTGTCGGTCGAAAGTATCGAGGCCGAAGCGACTGCGGCCCTGCTCAACGGGCGGGAGGAGGCGAGCGGGAGCGGCGAAGGTAGGTATGCCGGCGGTCGCCATTTCGATCCAGAGGCGCGAGTGATTCTTGCGCCGCTGATCGCGGCTCGCGGGCCGCTCGCGTCACAGGAGTCGAGGATCGCGGTGTGGCTCGCTGGTATATCGATGCTCGTGCTCCTGATCGCCTGCGCGAACATCGCGAACCTGATCGCCAGCCGAGCGATCCGGCAACAATCCGAAACGGCCGTCCGCCTCGCTCTCGGTAGCTCACGGGCGCGGGTGATCCTGCCGGTCCTGACCGAAACGCTACTTCTTGCCTTGCTCGGTGGAGCGGTTGCGGTGCTTGTCGCACAACTCGCGGCGCCAACATTGTGGCAGACGCTCCTCCCTGTGGTGGACTGGAACGTGCCGGGTGGTGCTTCGAGGGTCGCCATGCTCGCCCTCGGGCTTGCTGTCTTGAGCGCCATTCTCGCCACGGTACCTGCCCTCCTTCACGCGTCCCGACGGAACCTCCAACTCCGCAACGTGCGCGGCGGGTCGAGTTCCCCTTC